A single region of the Theileria annulata chromosome 4, complete sequence, *** SEQUENCING IN PROGRESS *** genome encodes:
- a CDS encoding uncharacterized protein (Tap349h10.p1c.cand.60 - score = 33.31), with protein sequence MIVDLLYYFSINWILKDTNLKIKNKSNNDKLMNVTIMEKNQDKELSRLITSLSKEVDVIPSESKKISAFKLAKRRLNHRERQIHKTGYGMGPKADEKNHDKGNDKRTECTDTESDSENSSVDGEKDFFAKAWENETNEKTESQITNREWLESEINSFCNAIDRQLGKPINVSNSNNIIYPNTSRVNLEESLDSKNPIRFSSNNKTQEGVDKSLAEQQVGHNGFIGKTGKLQFVEIYNQVKATWRKQEFPRQKKIFIKQLKGIFDKEKGKEALIEKIMDKSSIEKLKNHSGINYNTFYSLYNINSILSPHHTGNWLKTIPMYLIVELYKINFMSLLERYNQVKRAHSMVVPRMQMVEIQNKILFEIISKIYSDDEHNLYLLKEFIGKRKSQENFQKSSRFASTR encoded by the exons ATGATAGTTGATTTGCTCtattattttagtattaattgGATTCTTAAAGACACTaacttaaaaataaaaaataaaagtaataatGACAAATTAATGAATGTAACTA taatGGAGAAAAATCAGGACAAAGAGCTATCAAGATTGATCACTTCTTTGTCGAAAGAAGTCGATGTAATTCCCAGTGAATCTAAGAAAATTTCGGCTTTTAAATTGGCGAAAAGAAGACTTAACCACAGGGA aaGACAAATCCATAAAACAGGGTATGGAATGGGCCCAAAAGCTGATGAAAAAAATCACGATAAAGGAAATGACAAAAGGACTGAATGTACTGATACGGAGTCAGATTCCGAGAATTCATCTGTAGATGGTGAAAAAGATTTTTTTGCCAAAGCTTGGGAAAATGAAACAAATGAAAAAACGGAATCCCAGATAACAAATAGAGAGTGGCTAGAATCTGAAATCAACTCTTTTTGTAATGCCATAGATAGACAGTTGGGTAAACCCATTAATGTTTCCAACAGtaataacataatttatCCAAACACATCAAGGGTAAATTTAGAGGAGAGCTTAGATTCTAAAAATCCGATCCGATTCTCGTCAAACAATAAAACACAG GAAGGTGTTGATAAAAGTTTAGCTGAGCAACAAGTAGGACATAACGGCTTTATAGGTAAGACTGGAAAACTTCAATTTGTagaaatttataatcaGGTGAAAGCGACTTGGAGAAAACAAG AATTTCCCAGGCAAAAGAAAATATTCATCAAACAACTCAAAGGAATTTTCGATAAGGAGAAAGGAAAGGAGGCACTAATAGAG aaaataatgGATAAGTCAAGTATAGAAAAACTAAAGAATCACTCAGGTATCAATTACAACACCTTTTATTCACTTTATAAcattaatagtatattatcTCCTCATCACACAGGAAATTGGTTAAAGACTATACCCATGTATTTGATTGTAGAATTGTACAAAATAAACTTTATGAGTCTATTGGAGAGGTATAACCAGGTGAAGAGAGCACATTCGATGGTAGTTCCGAGGATGCAGATGGTCGAGATACAGAACAAGATCCTCTTTGAAATAATTAGCAAGATTTATTCAGATGACGAGCATAACTTGTACCTTCTGAAAGAGTTCATAGGTAAGCGAAAGAGTCAAGAAAATTTCCAGAAATCAAGTCGTTTTGCATCCACTCGATAA
- a CDS encoding uncharacterized protein (Tap349h10.p1c.cand.61 - score = 85.24), whose product MPRYSVGFTIHEAVFSGINSRKPIDPLVVVRCFDREFVTSVKPSKTVVACWDESNQWNNIELSQKYWNSGVIEFELQSANPFWRNDTLGSTALQLKLISTFRNNTFSGVIPLTAPNSVRIIGYLRISVNAYDLSHEALNNAQPSLTKEVDVQKVNTLEIPPLTSPLVYRSAVSTEVPKIYKYFHLYINVYTLEDVETELFGFSPHITCEYAGCRLQSSKPIRVKGISNKMRSDPEIPSTEDKTSLDIISEKITDYMSARTSLLAYNTEVRRSNYTFNQCFLMPVSVAIGEPTLEDNVILRVWKGFSLELPTINKNHGSVTGGISNKLLAEGNFSLSKLRSERQRPRWFNFYKSTDSSLITTDTNSDTVDVNSANGIRKTNCRGGINEYYAGRILIGASVKRINKASDVLKAHVASSHQLEPLSPSPTRIFCDVFAVESSNNFTFSEPFEVCLEVSCGPYKSTTDWQTILYRKDVSAVLNRDLQFLGYNDGHDGQISLNHTVDRITGWVCNFDSVQGRLHPMELLVSYNTEEQWYIFVRVIARRKDDKKSVSILGSSKFTFDDLPSYKPNTVKVPVWISLFTPSNNSSNIINDTLNLLNELNGPKSFSRTSSISTADTDSSGDFDNVNTGISKNSCFLNVLLSLEKEMFYSSTFNSSTNKQFRVASHTRRTSMVLMDYELRCYVYSAKMDKIYDNITVSVTCEGRKKTTSPRKNRSLFPVFMECLTISTSNLTPVNNIVPNVPILITLNTKHREERYSYSDTTTKTINDGEKLRLVKRREKIDVEEVLYSAVTTYNRLISSSSGHDQTGGVPRWLQIGNCELLLFIDMVTKSEAKSVPKFQMLPNVQDISVQLGLIGLRNLKLPRNVSNNINNPPNSVKNVVIKASVQNYGICTDDEQFYEIMCTSEHSTVWVNDGERNYDIFAVHTLEFKSPIGLIFDPFLELKLINDDTGDILGHCCFPLYKNNKVMEKYSYIKDLRHYLVPRRMFEVFDNLQKSGNRGSYELFDSVKNSSGQVDNALAEVFQQFQTTKEFKKMVDSLKFDNTSVSVPPKFLLTVDGKKVMNSSSLPYNLFSDSNIEEVLIDIPYKMQPLFTKDSGGNKLWSNNSHELLHQVGTNDENEMGTLKYFLTVSDSSGYSYCSYDDRYKDIAIESNKMFRMFRTSLKSSLFKMRLCLLSSSSFPSTQDGSNSYLAVEIASRQSRELLGVSDGLVNNINKSYEREIFLPEHSIINFKVIESYNNLTGDSIEKSIARGYIDVENRWFSKSWQKMQRDDTVPIERILLYENGHVQGHVNVLLQLDKIDKFHLLKTINLNVTQTSTVEIRVVIWSIRDAKIPFTETKKEMLDLFVCSRLDCHTYSGTYSTEQKTDIHYNCDSGNASFNWRVVYPEVKTPLGACHLQLSVYDFWKIGSPVFIGDVNLELKSYINTVSTTGNKVKVSGELPLYPNAKSTPTGFIQVTLQVLTQSEANTNNVGLGREEPNRDPYLMQPNAGRQWKDWLAHTGLSIDFSGYSLYVLSNTIVIF is encoded by the exons atGCCTCGTTATAGTGTTGGTTTTACTATACACGAGGCCGTTTTTTCTGGTATTAATTCACGGAAACCTATAGACCCCTTAGTGGTTGTCCGTTGTTTTGACAGAGAGTTTGTTACTTCTGTAAAACCATCCAAAACAGTGGTTGCATGCTGGGACGAGAGCAACCAATGGAATAACATCGAACTATCGCAAAAGTATTGGAATTCTGGAGTCATAGAATTCGAGCTTCAGTCTGCTAACCCGTTTTGGAGGAATGATACTTTGGGCTCCACTGCACTCCAGTTGAAGTTAATTTCAACATTTAGGAATAACACCTTTTCAGGAGTAATTCCACTAACTGCGCCCAATTCGGTACGCATAATAGGTTATCTTAGAATTAGCGTAAACGCATATGACTTATCGCATGAGGCCTTGAATAACGCACAGCCTTCACTTACGAAGGAGGTTGACGTTCAGAAAGTAAATACTCTCGAAATTCCACCCCTAACTAGCCCTTTGGTTTACAGGAGTGCTGTCTCAACTGAGGTCCCGAAAATCTATAAATACTTCCACCTGTACATTAATGTATACACTCTGGAGGACGTTGAGACCGAGCTTTTTGGATTCAGCCCACACATAACCTGCGAGTACGCAGGATGTAGGTTACAGTCTTCAAAACCCATCAGAGTTAAGGGCATCAGCAATAAAATGCGATCGGACCCGGAAATTCCTTCAACTGAGGATAAAACTTCACTTGATATAATTAGTGAGAAGATAACTGACTATATGAGTGCTAGGACCAGTTTACTTGCTTATAATACTGAGGTAAGAAGGTCAAATTACACCTTCAACCAGTGCTTTTTAATGCCAGTGAGTGTAGCCATAGGCGAACCTACTCTGGAAGACAACGTAATTCTCAGGGTCTGGAAGGGCTTCTCTCTTGAGCTTCCAACTATAAACAAGAACCATGGTAGTGTTACAGGAGGTATCAGCAATAAATTACTGGCAGAAGGTAATTTTTCACTTTCTAAACTCCGATCTGAACGTCAAAGACCAAGGTGGTTTAATTTCTACAAGTCGACTGATTCATCCCTTATTACCACCGACACCAATAGTGACACTGTTGATGTTAATAGTGCTAATGGTATTAGAAAAACAAACTGTCGTGGTGGAATCAATGAATATTATGCTGGAAGAATATTGATAGGTGCAAGCGTTAAGAGGATAAATAAGGCGTCAGATGTGCTGAAGGCTCATGTGGCTTCGTCACACCAACTTGAGCCTCTTTCGCCAAGTCCCACAAGGATCTTTTGTGACGTCTTTGCAGTTGAGTCTTCTAACAATTTTACCTTCTCAGAACCCTTTGAAGTGTGTTTAGAAGTATCTTGCGGCCCCTACAAGTCTACCACCGACTGGCAAACTATTTTATATCGGAAAGACGTTTCGGCTGTCTTGAACCGCGATCTACAGTTCTTAGGCTACAACGATGGTCACGATGGTCAAATTAGTTTGAATCACACGGTTGATAGGATAACAGGGTGGGTGTGTAACTTTGACTCAGTTCAGGGTAGATTACACCCTATGGAGTTGCTTGTTTCTTATAATACTGAGGAGCAGTGGTACATCTTCGTTAGAGTAATAGCAAGGCGTAAAGACGATAAGAAAAGTGTGTCGATTTTAGGCTCTTCAAAGTTCACTTTTGATGACCTGCCAAGTTATAAGCCAAATACTGTCAAGGTTCCCGTGTGGATTTCACTTTTTACACCCTCCAACAACTCTTCAAACATTATAAATGACACTCTTAACCTGTTGAATGAACTTAATGGACCCAAATCTTTCTCAAGAACCAGTAGTATTAGCACTGCCGACACAGATTCATCCGGAGATTTTGACAATGTTAACACTGGAATTAGCAAGAATTCCTGTTTCTTAAATGTACTATTGAGCTTGGAGAAGGAAATGTTTTATTCATCCACTTTTAACTCATCTACTAACAAACAGTTCAGAGTAGCATCTCATACTAGAAGAACCTCAATGGTTCTAATGGATTACGAGCTCAGATGTTATGTATATAGTGCAAAAATGGACAAAATTTACGATAACATAACAGTCTCAGTCACCTGTGAAGGAAGGAAGAAAACTACCTCCCCAAGAAAAAATAGGTCACTATTCCCTGTTTTCATGGAATGTCTTACCATTTCCACTTCCAATCTCACTCCAGTAAACAATATTGTACCAAACGTCCCAATTCTTATAACTCTAAACACCAAACACAGAGAAGAGCGGTACTCATATTCTGATACCACAACCAAGACTATTAATGATGGTGAAAAGTTAAGGTTAGTCAAACGAAGAGAGAAGATAGATGTTGAAGAAGTTTTGTATAGTGCGGTAACAACCTATAACAGATTAATAAGTTCGTCATCTGGTCATGATCAGACGGGTGGAGTTCCTCGTTGGTTACAGATTGGAAATTGTGAACTACTTTTGTTTATCGACATGGTAACAAAATCTGAGGCTAAATCAGTTCCAAAGTTCCAAATGCTACCAAATGTTCAGGACATTAGTGTACAATTGGGTCTTATCGGTCTTAGAAACCTCAAACTTCCTCGTAACGTCtccaataatataaataaccCTCCTAATagtgtaaaaaatgtaGTGATAAAGGCCAGTGTTCAAAATTATGGCATTTGCACAGATGATGAGcaattttatgaaattatgTGTACTTCTGAGCATTCAACCGTTTGGGTGAATGATGGAGAAAGAAATTATGACATTTTTGCGGTCCATACTCTGGAGTTTAAGAGCCCAATTGGTCTTATTTTTGACCCTTTTCTAGAGCTAAAGCTAATTAATGACGATACTGGTGATATACTTGGTCACTGCTGTTTTCCCTTATATAAGAATAATAAGGTAATGGAAAAATACAGTTATATTAAAGATTTAAGGCACTATCTGGTTCCAAGAAGAATGTTTGAGGTTTTTGACAATCTTCAAAAGAGTGGGAATAGGGGCTCTTATGAACTGTTTGACTCTGTTAAAAACTCATCGGGTCAGGTTGACAACGCCCTGGCCGAAGTTTTCCAACAGTTTCAAACCACTAAAGAGTTTAAAAAAATGGTTGATTCGCTTAAGTTTGACAACACCAGCGTTTCAGTTCCCCCTAAGTTTCTATTGACAGTTGACGGCAAAAAGGTTATGAACTCAAGTTCTCTACCTTATAACTTGTTTTCGGACAGTAATATTGAGGAGGTTCTGATCGACATTCCCTACAAAATGCAACCGTTATTTACCAAGGATAGTGGTGGAAACAAACTTTGGTCAAACAATTCACATGAACTTTTGCACCAGGTTGGCACTAATGATGAGAATGAAATGGGCACTTTGAAGTACTTCTTAACCGTTTCAGACTCAAGCGGCTATAGCTACTGTTCCTACGATGATCGGTACAAGGACATTGCAATTGAATCTAACAAGATGTTTCGTATGTTTAGAACAAGTTTAAAGTCATCCCTATTTAAGATGAGACTTTGTCTTCTCTCCAGTTCCAGCTTTCCTTCAACTCAAGATGGCTCCAATTCGTATCTTGCCGTTGAGATCGCTTCAAGACAATCTAGAGAACTGCTTGGCGTCTCAGACGGACTCGTCAACAACATTAACAAGAGTTATGAAAGGGAAATTTTTCTTCCGGAACACTCGATTATAAACTTCAAAGTCATTGAATCATACAACAATCTTACAG GAGACAGTATTGAAAAGTCTATAGCCAGAGGATACATTGATGTTGAGAACCGCTGGTTCAGTAAGTCTTGGCAGAAAATGCAGAGGGATGACACAGTCCCAATTGAGCGCATTTTACTCTATGAAAATGGTCACGTTCAGGGTCACGTGAATGTTTTATTACAACTGGATAAAATCGATAAATTTCACCTTCTAAAGACTATTAACTTGAATGTCACTCAAACTTCAACAGTCGAGATCAG GGTAGTAATTTGGTCGATTCGTGATGCTAAAATTCCCTTTACAGAGACCAAAAAGGAAATGTTGGATTTATTTGTATGTTCCCGTTTGGATTGTCATACTTATTCTGGCACCTATTCCACTGAACAGAAAACCGACATTCACTATAACTGCGACTCTGGAAATGCAAGTTTCAATTGGCGTGTTGTTTACCCCGAGGTTAAGACTCCTCTTGGTGCTTGTCATCTTCAACTTTCAGTTTATGACTTCTGGAAGATTGGGAGTCCTGTCTTCATTGGAGATGTTAACTTGGAACTCAAGagttatataaataccGTGTCAACTACTGGAAACAAGGTTAAAGTTTCTGGGGAGCTTCCTCTTTATCCAAATGCTAAATCCACTCCCACTGGTTTCATTCAAGTTACTCTTCAAGTCCTCACTCAATCTGAGGCCAATACCAATAAT GTTGGTCTTGGTCGGGAAGAGCCTAATCGTGATCCTTATCTGATGCAACCGAATGCTGGTAGACAGTGGAAAGATTGGCTTGCTCACACTGGATTATCTATCGATTTCTCAGGATACAGCCTCTACGTATTATCTAATACTATAgttattttctaa
- a CDS encoding gamma adaptin, putative (Tap349h10.p1c.C.cand.163 - score = 66.69): MTGSVKELIRSIRGSKTASEERAVLAKECAKIRSSLNTDNINYRRKNISKLLFINLLGHPTNFGQMECIKLIASSKFSDKRIGYLALNLLLTEDSEVLMLATNSIKIDLNNPNPYVCEMALRSLANIGTHEMLRELQYEIDTLINSNVPNIKKKATICTVRMLRKAAQRNLTPDSISIDLAYSFMKYLEPLISDFDNGVKTAALSLMSVLLDHYTKICDLDRFFTLLLDLMNEVLNPTNTNFSVTIPANTETFTSQQLMSDQYSTDPFLKVKILSLIKQVYLKLLYNTNHPNGDDYDVKLMDYKERLYEIISKIIKSIELRSNMNDVILYECVTTIECEFADERFNELGKQVVEKFMVGFNNNVKYISLGIIKKLHNVHMKYGDSNWTIIVQSFKQRDISIRKKALDVSLKVVNKETLAPIVQYLYEFLLSADDDLKRESMHRIFNCVNLHSDDLAYKLQVFVKIFSIAGNCVQDAILFDFIDLLSSSTEETKGKTTLELVKTLRYNMGQSALVKAALYSIGEYYQLISDELSNLVTINTKLDQNIFSPKKMDNSVGSEFNKKDENNLLDLSTPKNVNGFHSFDKSNEDDFLLDLSSPTNEPNDPNAAEANGVNTIEDELFSLYGTNKLESSGNDYSLQNNDLEETSEPEKNKDVDGAEMIVEMLENISIGLIAKNLLSECEYLVTCIGKLVSKMPDKVDQLRKILRRFKRHSSPELQQRSCELEIIIQENIMSLVSPVSKRLPDLYTESVDEYLSLGQEKLPEKIREEEPKDEKVGIFDELFDSRVKVERGVVKGKKEENKDDRLVNSIVENITIVSSREKREDEFQQFDPF, encoded by the exons ATGACGGGATCAGTGAAGGAATTGATCCGCAGCATACGCGGATCTAAAACAGCCTCAGAAGAACGAGCAGTTCTGGCCAAAGAATGCGCCAAGATCCGAAGTAGCCTAAACACagataatataaattatagaCGAAAGAACATTTCGAAGCTTTTGTTTATCAATTTATTGGGACATCCGACGAATTTCGGACAAATGGAATGCATAAAACTTATAGCAAGCTCTAAATTTTCAGACAAAAGAATTGGATACCTGGCACTGAATTTGCTTTTGACAGAGGATTCGGAAGTGCTAATGCTGGCAACCAACTCGATCAAGATAGACCTGAATAACCCAAACCCGTATGTGTGTGAAATGGCCCTGCGCTCACTGGCCAACATCGGGACGCATGAAATGCTGAGAGAACTGCAGTACGAAATTGATACACTGATCAATTCCAACGTGCCGAATATCAAGAAAAAAGCAACAATCTGTACAGTCAGAATGCTGAGGAAAGCAGCACAACGAAATTTAACCCCGGATAGCATAAGTATAGACCTGGCATACTCGTTCATGAAGTACCTAGAACCGTTAATTTCAGACTTTGATAACGGAGTCAAGACAGCAGCACTCTCACTAATGTCTGTACTTCTGGACCATTACACGAAGATCTGTGATTTAGATAGATTCTTTACACTGTTATTGGACTTAATGAACGAAGTGTTGAACCCGACAAACACAAATTTCTCAGTAACAATCCCAGCGAATACAGAAACCTTCACAAGCCAACAGCTGATGTCAGACCAGTACTCAACAGACCCATTTCTCAAAGTCAAGATACTGTCACTGATCAAACAAGTGTATTTAaaactattatataatacaaatcATCCGAATG GTGATGACTACGATGTCAAATTAATGGATTATAAAGAAAGAttatatgaaataatttctaaaatcaTAAAGTCGATTGAACTTAGATCTAACATGAATGACGTTATTCTGTACGAGTGCGTGACCACAATCGAGTGTGAATTCGCAGACGAACGCTTTAACGAACTGGGAAAACAAGTGGTGGAAAAGTTCATGGTGGGATTCAATAATAACGTCAAGTACATATCACTGGGaattataaagaaattacATAACGTGCACATGAAGTACGGAGATAGCAACTGGACAATAATAGTACAGTCATTTAAACAAAGAGATATATCAATTCGAAAAAAGGCATTAGATGTGTCATTGAAGGTAGTAAATAAAGAAACATTGGCACCAATTGTACAGTATTTGTATGAATTTCTATTATCAGCAGATGATGACCTGAAAAGAGAAAGTATGCACAGGATATTCAACTGTGTGAACCTGCACTCAGATGATCTAGCATATAAGCTCCAAGTGTTCGTAAAGATTTTTTCCATCGCAGGAAACTGTGTCCAAGATGCAATTCTGTTCGACTTTATAGACCTGTTGTCGAGTAGCACGGAGGAAACTAAGGGTAAAACGACATTAGAACTAGTCAAAACGCTAAGATATAACATGGGACAATCAGCACTAGTCAAAGCGGCATTGTACTCAATTGGTGAATACTATCAACTTATAAGTGATGAGCTGAGTAATTTAGTTACGATTAACACAAAACTAGATCAAAACATCTTCTCACCCAAAAAGATGGATAATTCAGTTGGAAGTGAGTTCAACAAAAAGGATGAAAACAATTTGTTGGACCTGTCAACGCctaaaaatgttaatggATTCCATTCATTCGATAAGTCGAATGAAGACGATTTTCTGCTTGACCTATCTTCACCAACCAATGAACCAAATGATCCAAATGCAGCTGAAGCAAATGGTGTAAACACAATTGAAGATGAGTTATTTTCTCTGTACGGCACTAATAAATTGGAAAGTAGTGGAAATGATTATAGTTTGCAGAATAATGATTTAGAGGAAACAAGTGAACCAGAGAAAAATAAAGATGTGGATGGAGCTGAAATGATCGTGGAAATGTTGGAGAATATAAGTATAGGACTTATAGCGAAGAATTTGCTGAGCGAATGCGAATATTTAGTAACGTGTATAGGAAAGTTAGTGTCAAAGATGCCCGACAAAGTGGACCAGCTGAGGAAGATCTTGAGAAGGTTCAAGAGACATAGTAGCCCAGAATTGCAGCAAAGATCATGTGAACTGGAGATAATAATTCAGGAAAACATCATGTCGTTGGTAAGTCCAGTTTCAAAGAGGTTGCCCGATTTGTATACTGAGTCAGTTGATGAGTATTTGAGTCTCGGGCAAGAAAAATTGCCTGAGAAGATTCGCGAGGAAGAACCAAAAGATGAAAAGGTTGGTATATTTGATGAGTTGTTTGATTCAAGAGTAAAAGTAGAGAGAGGTGTAGTGAAGGGgaaaaaagaagaaaacAAAGATGATAGATTAGTAAACAGTATAGTGGAGAACATAACAATAGTAAGTTCCAGAGAAAAACGAGAAGATGAATTTCAGCAATTTGACCCTTTTTAA